One Arthrobacter sp. StoSoilB19 DNA window includes the following coding sequences:
- a CDS encoding zinc-binding dehydrogenase: MKAAVLYSTVPAAPTTGAGNGKQTYSEAAPLLVQELAQPEPRAGELGVAITYSSLCHSDLSVVDGSRVRPLPMALGHEAVGRVVSVGAGVSDVSVGDHVVLVFVPSCGGCRACLAGRPALCHRAAEVNGSGDLLHGPALLRTPAGERINHHLGVSAFADYAVVARESVVVIDDDVPDTVAAMFGCAVLTGMGAVLNTAAVSPGQSVAVFGLGAVGLSAVMAARLAGAADVIAIDPNQGKHQLARDAGATSVGTPEDAARLIAEASGDGVDVAIEAVGSAGVIASCLEQVTRGGAVVSVGLPHPSAQLTVPALQFAGAGKRLLGSYMGDAVPARDIPQYLAFWREGRLPVELLHTDTRPLSEINEGLDALASGQVVRRLFQA; the protein is encoded by the coding sequence GTGAAAGCCGCCGTCCTGTACTCCACCGTTCCCGCCGCCCCCACCACGGGGGCCGGCAACGGGAAGCAGACCTACTCCGAGGCCGCTCCGCTGCTGGTGCAGGAACTGGCGCAGCCGGAGCCCCGCGCCGGTGAGCTTGGTGTTGCCATCACCTACTCCAGCCTCTGCCACTCGGACCTCTCGGTGGTGGACGGTTCCCGCGTCCGGCCGCTGCCCATGGCCTTGGGCCACGAGGCGGTGGGTCGGGTGGTGTCCGTGGGGGCCGGCGTGTCCGACGTGTCCGTGGGCGACCATGTGGTGCTGGTCTTCGTGCCGAGCTGTGGCGGGTGCCGTGCATGCCTGGCCGGCCGGCCGGCCCTCTGCCACCGTGCAGCAGAGGTCAATGGCTCCGGCGACCTGCTGCACGGGCCGGCACTGCTGCGGACTCCGGCAGGGGAACGGATCAACCACCACCTTGGCGTCTCGGCCTTCGCCGATTACGCAGTGGTGGCAAGGGAATCGGTGGTGGTGATCGACGACGACGTCCCGGACACGGTTGCCGCGATGTTTGGTTGCGCCGTGCTCACCGGAATGGGTGCAGTGTTGAATACCGCGGCTGTCAGTCCGGGGCAGTCCGTAGCGGTGTTCGGCCTCGGAGCCGTGGGCCTGTCAGCCGTCATGGCAGCGCGCCTCGCTGGAGCCGCCGACGTCATTGCCATCGATCCAAACCAAGGCAAGCACCAGCTGGCCCGCGACGCCGGCGCCACATCGGTGGGAACGCCGGAGGACGCGGCACGGCTGATCGCGGAAGCGTCCGGGGACGGTGTGGACGTTGCCATTGAAGCGGTGGGATCAGCAGGCGTTATCGCCTCCTGCCTGGAGCAGGTGACGCGGGGAGGCGCCGTGGTGTCGGTGGGCCTGCCCCATCCGTCCGCCCAGTTGACGGTGCCGGCCCTGCAGTTTGCCGGGGCGGGAAAACGGCTGCTGGGCTCCTACATGGGGGATGCCGTGCCGGCGCGCGACATTCCGCAGTACCTGGCGTTCTGGCGCGAAGGCAGGCTGCCGGTTGAGCTGCTGCACACTGACACCCGGCCGCTCAGCGAGATCAATGAGGGCCTGGACGCGCTGGCATCCGGGCAGGTGGTAAGGCGGCTGTTCCAGGCCTGA
- a CDS encoding LysR family transcriptional regulator has translation MDLRRLPSPDDLLILLTVARLGRFNAVAETLGTTHTTISRRILALDRQLGGRTLERSPQGWELTQLGAAAVEAAEAIEGTLGSLSGLISQDQSTLAGLVRVATTDGVGAVFVTPSLVRLQQQNPQLNIEMLSATRKVSQNRSGVDLEIVVGRADVTTAQTIFLSNYYLRLYASSAYAARHGLPETLDDVGQHGFVSYVESALQVAELGPRWSSQLPLPRTSFQATSVFAQVEAVRQGAGIGLLPNFMVAGCGDFVPVLAADFERQLPIWAVARPESLRSAPVQAVIAALKAEMKERSGVLAG, from the coding sequence GTGGACCTGAGACGGTTGCCAAGCCCCGACGACCTGCTCATCCTGCTCACCGTTGCCCGCCTGGGCCGGTTCAACGCGGTAGCCGAGACGCTGGGAACAACCCACACCACCATCTCCCGCCGCATCCTCGCCCTGGACAGGCAACTGGGCGGCCGGACTTTGGAACGCAGCCCGCAGGGTTGGGAGCTGACGCAGCTCGGTGCCGCGGCCGTGGAAGCGGCAGAGGCGATCGAAGGTACCCTTGGCTCGCTGTCCGGCCTGATCAGCCAGGACCAAAGCACCCTCGCCGGCCTGGTCCGCGTCGCCACGACGGACGGCGTGGGAGCAGTGTTCGTCACCCCGTCGCTGGTGCGGCTCCAGCAGCAAAACCCGCAGCTGAACATCGAAATGCTCAGCGCCACCCGGAAAGTCAGCCAGAACCGGTCGGGCGTGGACCTGGAGATCGTGGTGGGCCGGGCGGACGTCACCACCGCGCAGACAATCTTCCTGAGCAACTACTACCTGCGCCTCTACGCAAGCTCAGCGTATGCCGCCCGGCATGGCCTGCCGGAAACGCTCGACGACGTGGGGCAGCACGGGTTTGTGTCCTACGTCGAGTCCGCACTCCAGGTGGCGGAGCTGGGGCCGCGCTGGTCCTCGCAGCTTCCGCTGCCCAGGACGAGCTTCCAGGCCACCAGCGTGTTCGCCCAGGTGGAGGCGGTGCGGCAGGGTGCGGGCATTGGGCTGCTGCCCAACTTCATGGTGGCGGGCTGCGGGGACTTCGTGCCCGTCCTGGCGGCCGACTTTGAGCGCCAGCTCCCCATCTGGGCCGTTGCCCGCCCGGAGTCGCTCCGGTCCGCACCGGTCCAGGCGGTGATTGCGGCACTCAAGGCGGAAATGAAGGAGCGCTCCGGGGTGCTGGCGGGGTAG
- the mmsB gene encoding 3-hydroxyisobutyrate dehydrogenase — protein MAVIGWIGLGNMGGHMSVNLAKAGHDVRGFDLNPAALAAAEAGGVKRTASIAEAVDGADAVFTMLPKGEHARAVYLGGDGVLAHADTRTLLIDSSTIDVASAQELHDAAAAAGFRFLDAPVSGGMSGAEAGTLTFMVGGEEGAVADATGYIGPMAANIIPTGGPTTGQAAKICNNLMLFINLASTAEGAVLADRLGLDKQVFWNIASVSSGDSWALRTWYPVPGVVPTAASNNGFAPTFTTELANKDIGLAISAAEDTGTPLEIGRHVQQLFQRLIDAGDAGKDCSMIIKLVDGSLEPANPAPSAN, from the coding sequence GTGGCAGTTATCGGTTGGATTGGCCTGGGCAACATGGGCGGCCACATGTCCGTAAACCTGGCGAAAGCCGGGCATGATGTGCGCGGTTTCGACCTCAACCCGGCAGCCCTGGCAGCCGCTGAAGCAGGCGGCGTCAAGCGGACCGCCAGCATCGCCGAAGCGGTGGATGGTGCGGACGCCGTGTTCACCATGCTGCCCAAGGGTGAACACGCCCGTGCGGTGTATCTCGGCGGGGACGGCGTGCTGGCGCACGCGGACACCCGGACGCTTCTGATTGACTCCTCGACCATCGACGTCGCCTCCGCCCAGGAACTGCACGACGCCGCTGCTGCCGCCGGCTTCCGCTTCTTGGACGCCCCGGTGTCGGGTGGAATGAGCGGGGCGGAAGCGGGAACGCTTACTTTCATGGTTGGCGGCGAAGAGGGGGCCGTGGCGGACGCCACGGGCTACATCGGCCCCATGGCCGCCAACATCATCCCCACGGGCGGCCCCACCACGGGGCAGGCGGCCAAGATCTGCAACAACCTGATGCTTTTCATCAACCTGGCCTCCACCGCGGAGGGCGCTGTGCTTGCCGACCGGCTGGGCCTGGACAAGCAGGTCTTTTGGAACATTGCCTCTGTCTCCTCGGGCGACTCGTGGGCACTGCGGACCTGGTACCCGGTGCCCGGCGTGGTTCCCACCGCAGCCTCGAACAACGGCTTCGCGCCCACCTTCACCACAGAGCTGGCGAACAAGGACATTGGGCTGGCCATCAGCGCAGCCGAGGATACCGGCACGCCCCTGGAGATCGGCAGGCACGTCCAGCAGCTGTTCCAGCGGCTTATTGACGCCGGTGACGCCGGCAAGGACTGCTCCATGATCATCAAGCTCGTGGACGGCTCACTCGAACCCGCCAACCCGGCGCCGTCCGCCAACTAG
- a CDS encoding CoA-acylating methylmalonate-semialdehyde dehydrogenase — protein METIPHYINGTRVSDADRFGPVFNPATGEQEKQVALASAARTEEAIAAARSALPAWRATSLARRTGIFFRVREILTQRKPELAAILTSEHGKVLSDAEGEIARGLENIDFATGLSHMLKGERSEQVSTGVDVHSVRQPVGVVACITPFNFPAMVPLWMIGSALACGNTVLLKPSEKDPSAAVFIAEAFAEAGLPAGVLNVVHGDKEAVDVLLEHPDVKAVSFVGSTPVAQSIYKRAAEHGKRVQALGGAKNHMVVLPDADLDMAADAAVSAAYGSAGERCMAVSVLVAVGNIADDLVKAISSRMAGLKIGPGTDPASQMGPLITAEHRDRVASYVAGAENEGASVVVDGRSQQFDSNGFFIGVSLVDHVKPGMKVYDDEIFGPVLSVVRVDTYGDAVKLVNDNEFGNGTAIFTRDGGAARQFEFDVEAGMVGVNVPIPVPVGTFSFGGWKNSLFGDTHMYGPDSIRFYTRGKVVTTRWPDPSTSVIDLGFPQVH, from the coding sequence GTGGAAACCATCCCGCACTACATCAACGGCACCCGCGTCAGCGACGCAGACCGCTTCGGCCCGGTGTTCAATCCAGCCACCGGTGAACAGGAGAAGCAGGTGGCGCTTGCCTCGGCGGCACGGACAGAGGAAGCCATCGCGGCTGCCCGTTCCGCGCTGCCGGCCTGGCGGGCCACCAGCCTGGCCCGGCGGACCGGCATCTTCTTCCGGGTCCGCGAAATCCTGACCCAGCGGAAGCCCGAGCTCGCGGCCATCCTCACCAGCGAGCACGGGAAGGTCCTCTCCGACGCAGAGGGCGAAATCGCCCGCGGCCTGGAGAACATCGATTTCGCCACCGGCCTGTCCCACATGCTCAAGGGCGAGCGGTCCGAGCAGGTCTCCACCGGGGTGGACGTGCACTCCGTCCGCCAGCCGGTGGGCGTCGTAGCCTGCATTACGCCGTTCAACTTCCCGGCCATGGTGCCGCTGTGGATGATCGGCAGTGCCCTGGCCTGCGGCAACACCGTGCTGCTGAAGCCCAGCGAGAAGGACCCGTCGGCCGCCGTCTTCATCGCGGAGGCCTTCGCCGAAGCGGGCCTGCCGGCCGGGGTGCTGAACGTGGTCCACGGTGACAAGGAAGCCGTGGATGTCCTGCTGGAGCACCCGGACGTCAAAGCCGTGAGTTTTGTCGGCTCCACTCCCGTTGCCCAGTCGATCTACAAGCGGGCGGCAGAACACGGCAAGCGGGTGCAGGCACTGGGCGGTGCAAAGAACCACATGGTGGTGCTTCCCGACGCCGACCTGGACATGGCTGCCGACGCTGCGGTTTCGGCCGCCTACGGGTCAGCCGGCGAACGCTGCATGGCCGTCAGCGTCCTGGTGGCCGTGGGCAACATCGCGGACGACCTGGTGAAGGCAATCTCCAGCCGCATGGCGGGTTTGAAGATCGGCCCGGGAACGGACCCCGCGTCCCAGATGGGCCCCTTGATCACCGCGGAGCACCGGGACCGCGTGGCCTCCTATGTGGCGGGGGCCGAAAATGAAGGCGCATCCGTGGTTGTGGACGGGCGCTCGCAGCAGTTCGATTCAAACGGATTCTTCATCGGCGTCAGCCTGGTGGACCACGTCAAGCCGGGCATGAAGGTGTACGACGACGAGATCTTCGGCCCGGTCCTGTCCGTGGTCCGCGTCGATACCTACGGCGACGCCGTGAAGCTGGTCAACGACAACGAGTTCGGCAACGGCACGGCCATCTTCACCCGTGACGGCGGGGCGGCCCGGCAGTTCGAGTTCGACGTCGAGGCAGGCATGGTGGGCGTCAACGTGCCCATTCCGGTGCCGGTAGGCACGTTCTCGTTCGGCGGCTGGAAGAACTCGCTGTTCGGCGACACCCACATGTACGGCCCGGACAGCATCCGGTTCTACACCCGGGGCAAGGTGGTGACCACGCGCTGGCCGGATCCCTCCACCTCGGTGATTGACCTGGGCTTCCCGCAGGTCCACTGA
- a CDS encoding SGNH/GDSL hydrolase family protein produces the protein MTDASDIKAPSAHPGSHPWTRYVAMGDSFTEGIGDPEPASPGGHRGWADRVAEELGRTQPDFAYANLAVRGRLLQQIVDQQLAPALELKPDLVTLSAGGNDLIRPGGDPDVLAEKLDSVVQILSLGGATVVLFNGPDTGSSVLGRIRSKVAIYNENLRTVATRHDAIIADMWSLRQLSDPQMWDQDRLHFSPLGHHTIAAMVLDALNVEHSLEPLQPKPLPPRTWREARSGDLVWAREYFVPWVLRRLRRQSSGDGITAKRPTPGPVFGPGVPLGAGEGPLGTSEPSRR, from the coding sequence GTGACTGACGCAAGTGACATCAAGGCCCCGTCCGCGCACCCGGGATCCCACCCGTGGACCCGTTACGTGGCGATGGGCGATTCCTTCACCGAGGGCATCGGCGACCCCGAACCCGCGAGCCCCGGCGGCCACCGCGGCTGGGCCGACAGGGTGGCCGAGGAGCTGGGCAGGACCCAGCCTGACTTCGCCTACGCCAACCTGGCCGTCCGCGGCCGCCTGCTGCAGCAGATCGTTGACCAGCAGCTGGCGCCTGCCCTGGAGCTGAAGCCGGACCTGGTAACCCTGTCGGCGGGCGGCAACGACCTCATCCGCCCGGGCGGCGACCCGGACGTGCTGGCCGAAAAGCTCGATTCCGTGGTCCAGATCCTGTCCCTGGGTGGTGCCACGGTGGTCCTGTTCAACGGACCTGACACCGGCTCGTCAGTGCTCGGCAGGATCCGCAGCAAGGTGGCCATCTACAACGAGAACCTGCGGACGGTGGCAACGCGGCACGACGCCATCATCGCGGACATGTGGTCGCTGCGGCAGTTGAGCGATCCGCAGATGTGGGACCAGGACCGGCTGCACTTCTCCCCGCTGGGGCACCACACCATAGCGGCCATGGTGCTGGACGCGCTCAACGTTGAGCATTCCCTGGAGCCGCTGCAGCCCAAGCCCCTGCCGCCCCGGACCTGGCGCGAGGCCAGGAGCGGGGACCTGGTGTGGGCGCGCGAATACTTCGTGCCGTGGGTGCTGCGGCGGCTGCGCCGCCAGTCCTCCGGGGACGGCATCACGGCAAAGCGGCCGACGCCGGGCCCCGTCTTCGGTCCGGGCGTTCCCTTGGGTGCGGGTGAGGGCCCGTTGGGAACGTCGGAGCCCAGCCGCCGGTAA
- a CDS encoding alpha/beta fold hydrolase: MTDAEVFPAPVVLWSHPEDQRDGKPLLVLLHGYGANERDLLSLADLLPGDFAVASVRAPIATGPGFTWFPLTASIEYSLERVKKASAYVLEWIDTIRVGHPSVTLLGFSMGMAMATTLLRQRPTDFAAVVGLSGFVVDAAGDPSFRDDELDGTVPMFWGRDQQDPVITQDKIEYTMGWVRKHVKLTKVLYTGMWHGINQQEIGHVGEFLTHEVLNK; encoded by the coding sequence ATGACTGACGCCGAAGTATTTCCTGCCCCCGTTGTCCTGTGGTCCCATCCGGAGGACCAGCGCGACGGCAAGCCGCTGCTGGTGCTCCTCCACGGCTACGGCGCCAATGAGCGGGACCTGCTCAGCCTGGCCGACCTGCTGCCCGGGGACTTCGCCGTCGCGTCCGTGCGTGCGCCGATCGCCACGGGCCCCGGCTTCACTTGGTTCCCGCTCACGGCCTCCATCGAGTACTCGCTGGAGCGGGTCAAGAAGGCCTCGGCGTACGTACTGGAGTGGATCGACACCATCCGGGTGGGGCATCCGTCGGTGACCCTGCTCGGCTTCTCCATGGGCATGGCCATGGCAACCACGCTCCTGCGGCAGCGGCCCACGGACTTCGCTGCCGTCGTCGGACTGTCCGGTTTCGTGGTGGACGCAGCCGGCGACCCTTCGTTCAGGGACGATGAGCTGGACGGCACCGTGCCCATGTTCTGGGGCCGGGACCAGCAGGATCCGGTGATCACCCAGGACAAGATCGAGTACACCATGGGCTGGGTCCGCAAGCACGTCAAGCTCACCAAGGTGCTCTACACCGGCATGTGGCACGGGATCAACCAGCAGGAGATCGGGCACGTGGGGGAGTTCCTCACTCACGAGGTGCTGAACAAGTAG
- a CDS encoding RNA-binding S4 domain-containing protein, producing MSNPIDDVPIRDSMIRLGQLLKLANLVEDGVEAAALIKNGLVKVNGEIDDRRGRQLHNGDVVTVNGQSVRVVAPETD from the coding sequence ATGAGCAACCCCATTGACGACGTCCCCATCCGCGACAGCATGATCCGGCTGGGCCAGCTGCTGAAGCTCGCCAACCTCGTGGAGGACGGCGTGGAGGCGGCGGCGCTCATCAAGAACGGGCTGGTCAAGGTCAACGGCGAAATCGACGACCGCCGCGGCCGCCAGCTGCACAACGGCGACGTTGTCACGGTGAACGGACAGAGTGTCCGGGTAGTGGCGCCCGAAACGGACTGA
- a CDS encoding DMT family transporter, which yields MTSPSRLPVLAGLPLAVGSGLAIPVQGRINGALGARLGDGIAAAAVSFSTGLLVMIVISLVLPRGRAGLAGILPAVRKRAFPRIYVVAGAIGALFVFAQSFTVGILGVALFTVATVTGQTVSGLLVDRLGIGPAGKKSVTGIRIIGCVLTIAAVAWAVSPRFSGAEAGGTDGGPSSLLLPILLPVAAGFLMSFQQAMNGTATVHYGTPIAATLVNFVAGCIVLWTALAVKLAVAGPANPLPSEWWYYLGGPMGCVFIGLGALLVRSLGVLVTGLGMIAGQLLGSLALDLALPAPGTVVAPATVLGTLLTLAAIILATLPWPRGALRRQRPVR from the coding sequence ATGACCTCCCCTTCCCGCCTGCCGGTGCTCGCAGGCCTGCCCCTGGCCGTGGGTTCCGGCCTTGCCATCCCAGTCCAGGGGCGCATCAACGGGGCCCTGGGCGCCCGCCTCGGTGACGGCATCGCCGCGGCGGCCGTGAGTTTCAGCACAGGCCTGCTGGTCATGATCGTGATTTCGCTGGTCCTGCCGCGCGGGCGGGCGGGGCTGGCCGGCATCCTTCCCGCGGTCCGCAAACGCGCCTTTCCACGTATCTACGTGGTGGCCGGTGCCATCGGCGCGCTGTTCGTTTTTGCCCAGTCGTTCACGGTGGGCATCCTGGGCGTGGCACTCTTCACCGTGGCCACGGTCACCGGGCAGACCGTGAGCGGCCTGCTGGTGGACCGCCTGGGAATCGGGCCGGCCGGGAAGAAATCCGTCACCGGCATCCGCATCATTGGCTGCGTCCTCACTATCGCCGCCGTCGCCTGGGCGGTTTCGCCCCGGTTCAGCGGCGCGGAGGCCGGCGGAACCGACGGTGGTCCGTCCTCCCTGCTGCTTCCCATCCTGCTGCCCGTGGCGGCTGGCTTCCTGATGAGCTTCCAGCAGGCCATGAACGGCACCGCCACCGTCCACTACGGCACACCGATCGCGGCCACCCTGGTCAACTTCGTGGCCGGCTGCATCGTGCTCTGGACAGCGCTGGCGGTGAAGCTGGCGGTGGCCGGCCCAGCCAACCCGCTGCCGTCCGAATGGTGGTACTACCTGGGCGGTCCCATGGGCTGCGTCTTCATTGGGCTCGGCGCCCTCCTGGTCCGCAGCCTTGGCGTACTGGTCACCGGGCTGGGCATGATTGCCGGCCAGCTGCTCGGCTCGCTGGCCCTGGACCTGGCGCTGCCCGCCCCGGGCACCGTCGTCGCCCCGGCCACCGTCCTCGGGACCCTGCTGACCCTCGCCGCGATCATCCTGGCAACTCTGCCGTGGCCGCGGGGCGCGCTCCGCAGGCAGCGGCCGGTACGCTAG
- a CDS encoding glycine--tRNA ligase, which translates to MAAKSVLDQVISLSKRRGFVFQAGEIYGGSRSAWDYGPLGAELKENIKRQWWQSMVRGREDVVGLDSSVILPRQVWEASGHVEVFSDPLVECLSCHKRYRADHLEEEYEEKKGRPAENGLKDIACANCGTRGQWTEPQEFSGLLKTYLGPVASEEGLHYLRPETAQGIFVNFNNVLTTSRKKPPFGIGQIGKSFRNEITPGNFIFRTREFEQMEMEFFVEPGTDEEWHQYWMKERMAWYTGLGIREENLRFFEHPKEKLSHYSKGTTDIEYRFGFQGSEWGELEGIANRTDFDLTTHSKASGQDLSYFNQATNERYTPYVIEPAAGLTRSFMAFLVDAYTEDEAPNAKGGVDVRTVLKLDPRLAPVKAAVLPLSRNEDLSPKAKDLGAQLRKNWNIDFDDAGAIGRRYRRQDEIGTPFCITVDFDTLEDQAVTIRERDTMSQERVSLDKVEGYLAARLIGA; encoded by the coding sequence ATGGCAGCAAAGTCCGTCCTCGACCAGGTCATTTCCCTCTCCAAGCGGAGGGGCTTCGTGTTCCAGGCCGGTGAGATCTACGGCGGCTCGCGCTCGGCCTGGGACTACGGCCCCCTGGGCGCGGAGCTGAAGGAAAACATCAAGCGCCAGTGGTGGCAGTCCATGGTCCGCGGCCGCGAAGACGTGGTGGGTCTGGACTCATCCGTCATCCTGCCCCGCCAGGTATGGGAAGCCTCCGGCCACGTAGAGGTCTTCTCCGACCCCCTGGTGGAATGCCTCTCCTGCCACAAGCGCTACCGCGCCGACCACCTCGAGGAAGAATACGAGGAAAAGAAGGGCCGGCCGGCCGAGAACGGCCTGAAGGACATTGCCTGCGCCAACTGCGGCACCCGCGGCCAGTGGACCGAACCGCAGGAGTTCTCCGGCCTGCTCAAGACCTACCTGGGCCCGGTGGCCAGCGAGGAAGGCCTGCACTACCTCCGCCCGGAAACCGCCCAGGGCATCTTCGTGAACTTCAACAACGTCCTCACCACCTCCCGGAAGAAGCCCCCGTTCGGCATCGGCCAGATCGGCAAGTCCTTCCGCAACGAGATCACGCCCGGCAACTTCATCTTCCGCACCCGTGAATTCGAACAGATGGAAATGGAGTTCTTCGTCGAGCCCGGCACCGATGAGGAATGGCACCAGTACTGGATGAAGGAGCGCATGGCCTGGTACACCGGCCTGGGCATCCGCGAGGAAAACCTGCGCTTCTTTGAGCACCCGAAAGAGAAGCTGAGCCACTACTCCAAGGGCACCACGGACATCGAATACCGCTTTGGCTTCCAGGGCTCGGAGTGGGGCGAACTCGAAGGCATCGCCAACCGCACCGACTTCGACCTCACCACGCACTCGAAGGCCTCCGGCCAGGACCTGAGCTACTTCAACCAGGCCACCAACGAGCGCTACACCCCGTACGTGATCGAGCCTGCGGCCGGGCTCACGCGCTCCTTCATGGCCTTCCTGGTGGACGCCTACACCGAGGACGAGGCCCCCAACGCCAAGGGCGGCGTGGACGTGCGCACCGTCCTGAAGCTGGACCCGCGCCTGGCCCCGGTCAAGGCCGCCGTGCTGCCGCTGAGCCGCAACGAGGACCTGTCCCCGAAGGCCAAGGACCTCGGCGCGCAGCTGCGGAAGAACTGGAACATCGACTTCGACGACGCCGGCGCCATCGGCCGCCGCTACCGCCGCCAGGACGAGATCGGCACCCCGTTCTGCATCACCGTGGACTTCGACACGCTGGAGGACCAGGCCGTCACCATCCGCGAGCGGGACACCATGAGCCAGGAGCGGGTCTCCCTGGACAAGGTGGAGGGCTACCTGGCGGCACGGCTGATCGGGGCCTGA
- a CDS encoding GNAT family N-acetyltransferase, which translates to MAIEYREWRDGDDLALLEIWGDPDTAQARQFRGALAVSSNGRDGSPWRRCVVAEDVIDGVGIPVAAGVVYEASLHPERLWCYIEVARDHRRAGIGASLLTMLRREAEHAPSGVTRLRAKVEPGTAGAAFAEAFGLAPIQRSRLVVVEPGALRLPVFPAKDDGGAASGENAGSDVVMDLATGSVELTDVVGRYYTSIHGWDSPGVLSLGQVQKLFLDELTGAHGAIVLRAQPESAFGSGVAPTKKGRIRAFAVSYAAPADPDAAPHADAAAGSGSDTPTDVFVGHEPSLDANDAAEAVRDMLALIAYQHPVMLELDDSMAALRAAVEPLLESGKARLAGSETLVVSD; encoded by the coding sequence ATGGCCATCGAATACCGCGAATGGCGGGACGGCGACGACCTGGCGCTCCTGGAAATCTGGGGCGACCCGGACACCGCCCAGGCCCGCCAGTTCCGCGGGGCCCTGGCCGTGTCCTCCAACGGGAGGGACGGCTCCCCGTGGCGCCGCTGCGTCGTGGCCGAGGACGTCATTGACGGCGTGGGCATTCCGGTGGCGGCCGGCGTCGTCTATGAGGCCTCCCTGCACCCGGAACGCCTCTGGTGCTACATCGAGGTGGCCCGCGACCACCGCCGCGCGGGCATCGGGGCGAGCCTCCTGACCATGCTGCGGCGCGAGGCCGAACACGCGCCGTCGGGGGTCACCAGGCTGCGCGCCAAGGTGGAGCCCGGCACCGCGGGGGCGGCCTTTGCCGAGGCGTTTGGGCTGGCACCCATCCAGCGTTCCCGCCTTGTGGTGGTGGAGCCGGGCGCCCTGCGGCTTCCGGTGTTCCCCGCCAAGGACGACGGCGGCGCGGCCAGCGGCGAGAACGCCGGCTCGGACGTGGTGATGGACCTTGCCACCGGCTCCGTGGAGCTGACCGACGTGGTGGGCCGGTACTACACCTCCATCCACGGGTGGGACTCGCCCGGCGTCCTGTCCCTGGGGCAGGTGCAGAAGCTGTTCCTGGACGAGCTCACCGGGGCCCACGGCGCCATCGTCCTGCGGGCGCAGCCGGAGTCCGCGTTCGGCTCAGGCGTGGCGCCGACCAAAAAGGGCCGCATCCGTGCCTTCGCGGTGAGCTACGCGGCCCCGGCAGACCCGGACGCCGCACCCCATGCTGACGCGGCTGCGGGCTCAGGTTCGGATACGCCCACCGACGTGTTCGTGGGGCACGAGCCTTCGCTGGACGCCAACGATGCCGCGGAGGCGGTCCGGGACATGCTTGCCCTGATCGCGTACCAGCACCCGGTCATGCTGGAACTGGACGACTCCATGGCCGCCCTGCGCGCCGCCGTCGAGCCCCTGCTGGAAAGCGGCAAGGCACGGTTGGCGGGGTCTGAAACCCTGGTGGTCTCGGACTAA
- a CDS encoding lysophospholipid acyltransferase family protein, giving the protein MPWRPPTNDRFYRLIVRTGQFLRWALRLDIHATGLEHLPEKGPTRGPSRLVAPGKGAVFAVTHFGYLDFAVLELLLWRHARAQLRFLVHQGAADHWLAGPAISASGHVVVGYTDRSDAYDAAVAKLRDGEYLAVFPEAGVSRSFTVRECRTGAVRMAAEAGVPVIPVSVWGAHRVLTRGHGFSLRRSWRAPVRVHVAEPVVYPPDVDVEAATEALRRTLQSGIDQCIAGFPLRPESGAWWMPAHLGGGAPTDAERQLLDAADAAAGRRRAPRRRQAPQRTARSPK; this is encoded by the coding sequence ATGCCCTGGCGTCCACCAACCAACGACCGCTTCTACCGGCTGATCGTCCGGACCGGGCAGTTCCTGCGCTGGGCGCTGCGGCTGGACATCCACGCAACCGGCCTGGAACACCTGCCCGAAAAGGGACCCACCAGGGGGCCCTCGCGGCTGGTGGCCCCCGGCAAGGGGGCGGTGTTCGCCGTCACGCATTTCGGCTACCTGGATTTTGCCGTGCTGGAGCTGCTCCTGTGGCGGCACGCCCGTGCCCAGCTGCGGTTCCTGGTCCACCAGGGCGCGGCAGACCATTGGCTTGCCGGCCCCGCCATCAGCGCCAGCGGCCACGTGGTGGTGGGATATACGGACCGTTCGGACGCCTATGACGCCGCGGTGGCCAAGCTGCGCGACGGCGAGTACCTTGCCGTGTTCCCGGAAGCGGGGGTCAGCCGCAGTTTTACCGTACGCGAGTGCCGCACTGGGGCTGTCCGGATGGCTGCGGAGGCCGGCGTCCCGGTGATTCCGGTGTCCGTCTGGGGCGCCCACCGGGTGTTGACCCGCGGCCACGGCTTTTCCCTGCGCCGCAGCTGGCGGGCGCCGGTACGGGTGCACGTGGCCGAACCGGTGGTCTATCCGCCTGACGTTGACGTTGAAGCGGCCACGGAAGCACTGCGCCGGACACTGCAGTCAGGGATCGACCAGTGCATCGCCGGGTTTCCCCTCCGACCGGAATCCGGCGCGTGGTGGATGCCGGCGCATTTGGGCGGCGGCGCGCCGACCGACGCCGAGCGGCAGCTGCTGGACGCGGCAGACGCAGCCGCGGGCCGCCGTCGGGCTCCCCGCCGAAGGCAGGCCCCGCAACGGACAGCCCGCTCCCCCAAGTGA